A single window of Candidatus Deferrimicrobium borealis DNA harbors:
- a CDS encoding manganese efflux pump MntP family protein, which translates to MDTLTLLGIAVGLAMDAFAVAIATGIVLGTVSGRQTFRLAFHFGLFQFLMPVVGYLAGMTVERYITGYDHWLAFALLGYIGGKMVYEGGWGDGEEGNGGKDPTRGMSLVVLSVATSIDALAVGISLGVLHTEGIVYPGIVIGIVACTFTVAGLHLGKRLGTVFGRRMEVVGGLVLVAIGVKILFDHYSG; encoded by the coding sequence ATCGACACCCTGACGCTTCTCGGCATCGCGGTGGGGTTGGCCATGGACGCCTTCGCCGTGGCGATCGCCACGGGGATCGTCCTCGGGACGGTCTCCGGCCGGCAGACCTTCCGCCTCGCCTTTCACTTCGGCCTCTTCCAGTTCCTGATGCCGGTGGTCGGGTACCTCGCGGGGATGACCGTGGAGCGGTACATCACGGGGTACGACCATTGGCTCGCCTTCGCTCTGCTCGGCTACATCGGCGGGAAAATGGTGTACGAAGGCGGTTGGGGAGACGGGGAGGAAGGGAACGGCGGGAAGGACCCCACGCGCGGAATGTCCCTGGTCGTGCTGTCGGTGGCGACCAGCATCGACGCGCTCGCGGTGGGGATCAGCCTCGGCGTCCTCCACACCGAGGGGATCGTCTACCCCGGGATCGTGATCGGTATCGTCGCGTGCACCTTCACCGTCGCGGGGCTCCACCTCGGCAAGCGCCTGGGCACCGTCTTCGGAAGGCGGATGGAAGTCGTCGGCGGCCTGGTACTCGTCGCCATCGGTGTAAAGATCCTGTTCGACCATTACAGTGGGTGA
- the acnA gene encoding aconitate hydratase AcnA: MHPDSFGTYSSKTVGGHAFGIFRLEALEKRRVGKVARLPFSIKILLENLLRHEDGDTVAADDIRTLANWSPKEPSDREIAFRPARVLLQDFTGVPALVDLAAMRDAAKRMGGDPKRINPLMPADLVIDHSVQVDRFAATTAFPDNVAREYGRNGERYAFLRWGKESFRNFRVVPPGTGICHQVNLEHLAPVVFTRKDRSGALAYPDTLVGTDSHTPMINGLGVVGWGVGGIEAEAAMLGQPISMLIPEVVGFKMIGELPVGATATDLVLTVTQMLRKKGVVGKFVEFYGKGLSSLSVADRATISNMSPEYGATIGFFPVDRETLSYLLFTGRDKEQVKLVEAYCKAQGLFRTDDTRDPVFSDTLSLDLSTVEPCMAGPRRPQDRVPLKDARDAFRKALSTWGKEARTEIADDGADRWMGEGGCAAGEIHAPGTEAWTPGTTSVRLDHGVYDLHDGSVVIAAITSCTNTSNPSVMIGAGLVAKKAVEKGLRTRPWVKTSLAPGSKVVTRYLDRAGLTPYLQALGFHLVGYGCTTCIGNSGPLPEAVAETIRHGNLVAASVLSGNRNFEGRIHPLCRANYLASPMLVVAYALAGDVDFDPYTEPLGNDRNGKPVFLREIWPSPGEITEAVRSAVEPEMFRKEYASVFAGDEAWKKLPVPKSECFAWEPSSTYVKNPPFFENLPVAPEPVAEIRGARVLAVLGDSVTTDHISPAGDIAEDGPAGAYLKGHGIPKEEFNSYGSRRGNHEVMMRGTFANIRLKNHLAPGTEGGWTTYPPGGEKTTIYDAAMRYAKEGVPLIILAGKEYGSGSSRDWAAKGPRLLGVRAVIAESFERIHRSNLVGMGILPLQFVDGATRESLGLTGREIYAIEGIAGEIAPRMRLTVRVSGEGGERTFPALARIDTPAEVHYYRHGGILPYVLRRLIGKG; encoded by the coding sequence ATGCATCCGGACAGTTTCGGAACCTATTCGAGCAAGACCGTCGGCGGACACGCCTTCGGAATCTTTCGCCTGGAGGCGCTCGAGAAGCGCCGCGTCGGCAAGGTCGCCCGCCTCCCCTTCTCCATCAAGATACTCCTCGAAAACCTCCTGCGCCACGAGGACGGCGACACGGTCGCGGCGGACGACATCCGGACGCTCGCGAACTGGTCGCCGAAAGAGCCGTCGGACCGGGAGATCGCCTTCCGCCCCGCGCGCGTGCTCCTGCAGGATTTCACCGGCGTCCCCGCGCTGGTCGACCTGGCGGCGATGCGCGACGCGGCGAAGCGGATGGGCGGGGACCCGAAGCGGATCAACCCGCTGATGCCGGCGGACCTCGTGATCGACCACTCCGTGCAGGTGGACCGGTTCGCCGCCACGACCGCCTTCCCCGACAACGTGGCGAGGGAGTACGGGCGCAACGGGGAGCGCTACGCGTTTCTGCGGTGGGGGAAGGAGTCGTTCCGGAACTTCCGCGTCGTCCCGCCCGGCACCGGGATCTGCCACCAGGTGAATCTGGAGCACCTCGCCCCCGTCGTCTTCACGCGGAAAGACCGCTCCGGCGCGCTGGCGTACCCGGACACCCTCGTGGGAACCGACTCCCACACCCCGATGATCAACGGACTGGGCGTGGTGGGGTGGGGCGTGGGCGGGATCGAGGCGGAAGCGGCGATGCTCGGACAGCCGATCTCCATGCTCATCCCCGAGGTGGTTGGGTTCAAGATGATCGGGGAGCTCCCCGTCGGGGCGACCGCGACCGACCTCGTCCTCACGGTCACCCAGATGCTGCGGAAGAAAGGGGTGGTGGGGAAGTTCGTCGAGTTTTACGGAAAGGGGCTCTCCTCCCTCTCCGTGGCCGACCGGGCGACGATCTCGAACATGTCGCCGGAGTACGGCGCGACGATCGGATTCTTCCCCGTCGACCGGGAGACGCTCTCCTACCTTCTCTTCACCGGCCGGGACAAGGAGCAGGTGAAGCTCGTGGAGGCGTACTGCAAGGCGCAGGGGCTCTTCCGCACGGACGACACCCGCGACCCGGTCTTCTCCGACACCCTTTCGCTCGACCTGTCCACCGTGGAGCCGTGCATGGCGGGCCCGCGCCGGCCGCAGGACCGCGTGCCGCTCAAGGACGCGAGAGACGCGTTCCGCAAGGCCCTTTCCACCTGGGGGAAGGAGGCCCGGACGGAAATCGCGGACGACGGTGCGGACCGGTGGATGGGGGAGGGCGGTTGCGCCGCGGGAGAAATCCACGCTCCGGGAACGGAAGCCTGGACGCCAGGGACGACGTCGGTGCGGCTCGACCATGGGGTGTACGACCTGCACGACGGCTCGGTGGTGATCGCCGCCATCACGAGCTGCACGAACACTTCCAACCCCTCCGTGATGATCGGCGCGGGGCTGGTGGCGAAGAAGGCGGTCGAGAAGGGGCTGCGGACGCGCCCGTGGGTGAAGACGAGCCTCGCCCCGGGGTCGAAAGTGGTGACGCGGTACCTCGACCGCGCGGGGCTGACGCCGTATCTGCAGGCGCTCGGGTTCCACCTGGTCGGATACGGCTGCACCACCTGCATCGGAAACTCCGGGCCTCTCCCCGAGGCGGTCGCGGAGACGATCCGGCACGGAAACCTCGTCGCCGCGTCGGTCCTGTCCGGGAACCGGAACTTCGAGGGACGGATCCACCCGCTGTGCCGGGCGAACTACCTGGCCTCCCCGATGCTCGTCGTGGCGTACGCCCTCGCCGGGGACGTCGACTTCGACCCGTACACCGAGCCGCTGGGCAATGACCGCAACGGAAAACCGGTGTTCCTCCGCGAGATCTGGCCGTCGCCGGGGGAGATCACCGAGGCCGTGCGGTCCGCGGTCGAACCGGAGATGTTCCGCAAGGAGTACGCCTCCGTGTTCGCGGGGGACGAGGCGTGGAAAAAGCTCCCCGTCCCCAAGTCCGAGTGCTTCGCATGGGAACCGTCCTCCACCTACGTCAAGAATCCGCCGTTTTTCGAGAACCTGCCGGTGGCGCCGGAACCGGTCGCGGAGATCCGCGGAGCGCGCGTGCTCGCGGTGCTCGGCGACTCGGTGACGACGGACCACATCTCCCCCGCCGGCGATATCGCCGAGGACGGCCCCGCGGGGGCGTACCTGAAAGGGCACGGCATCCCGAAGGAGGAGTTCAATTCCTACGGAAGCCGGCGCGGAAACCACGAGGTGATGATGCGGGGCACCTTCGCCAACATCCGGCTGAAGAACCACCTCGCGCCCGGAACGGAAGGCGGCTGGACAACGTACCCGCCCGGCGGGGAAAAGACGACGATCTACGACGCGGCGATGCGGTACGCGAAGGAAGGCGTCCCGCTGATCATCCTCGCCGGGAAGGAGTACGGCTCCGGCTCGTCGCGCGACTGGGCGGCCAAGGGGCCGCGGTTGCTGGGGGTGCGCGCGGTGATCGCGGAGAGTTTCGAGCGGATCCACCGCAGCAACCTCGTCGGGATGGGAATCCTCCCGCTCCAGTTCGTGGACGGGGCCACCCGGGAGTCCCTCGGCCTGACGGGAAGGGAAATCTACGCCATCGAGGGGATCGCCGGGGAGATCGCGCCCCGGATGCGGCTGACGGTGCGCGTCTCCGGGGAGGGGGGGGAACGGACGTTCCCGGCGCTTGCGCGGATCGACACGCCCGCCGAGGTGCACTACTACCGCCACGGCGGCATCCTGCCGTACGTGCTTCGGCGCCTGATCGGGAAGGGGTGA
- a CDS encoding CBS domain-containing protein has translation MLVGKRMTRNPKTVTPDDPLSLAAGILREHRFHHLPVVEGGRLVGILSDADLRNASFSAMPSEGKRGPAGDRSVREVMRTEVWSVTPDDSVEDALLILTREKFGALPVLSGDRLVGIITRADLLNAFVDLLDVNGLCFCVDVTFPRNMARFEELIDTFAGMGVEVRSVLIAPQGEIGALNAHLRVATIDGPAVRRALREKGFVIAEQVSRL, from the coding sequence ATGCTCGTCGGAAAACGGATGACGCGGAACCCGAAGACGGTGACTCCGGACGACCCGCTCTCGCTCGCCGCGGGGATCCTCCGGGAGCACCGGTTCCACCATCTTCCGGTGGTCGAGGGCGGGAGGCTGGTCGGGATCCTGTCCGACGCGGACCTGCGGAACGCCTCGTTCTCCGCGATGCCCTCGGAAGGGAAAAGGGGGCCGGCGGGAGACCGGTCGGTCCGGGAGGTGATGCGGACGGAAGTCTGGTCCGTCACCCCCGACGATTCGGTCGAGGACGCGCTCCTCATCCTCACCCGGGAGAAGTTCGGCGCCCTCCCGGTGCTTTCGGGGGACCGCCTGGTGGGGATCATCACGAGAGCGGACCTGCTGAACGCCTTCGTCGACCTCCTCGACGTGAACGGGCTCTGCTTCTGCGTGGACGTCACCTTCCCACGGAACATGGCCCGGTTCGAGGAACTGATCGACACCTTCGCGGGGATGGGCGTCGAGGTTCGCAGCGTCCTGATCGCGCCGCAGGGCGAGATCGGAGCGCTGAACGCCCACCTTCGGGTCGCCACGATCGACGGTCCGGCGGTCCGCCGGGCTCTCCGTGAGAAAGGGTTCGTGATCGCAGAGCAGGTGTCCCGCCTCTGA
- the gdhA gene encoding NADP-specific glutamate dehydrogenase: protein MVMVERVEAIYQDVVKRNPGEVEFHQAVKEVLECLGPVLVKYPDFTEAKIIERICEPERQTIFRVPWQDDRGQVQINRGFRVQFNSALGPYKGGLRFHPSVYLGIIKFLGFEQIFKNSLTGLPIGGAKGGSDFDPKGKSDNEVMRFCQSFMTELWRIIGEHTDVPAGDIGVGGREIGYLFGQYKRLTNKFEAGVLTGKGLVYGGSQVRTEATGYGCTYFVEEMLKGKKNGFKGKKVVVSGSGNVAIYTLEKVHQLGGKVIAMSDSNGVIVDEKGCNIETIQQLKEVERRRIKDYCDYHRHAKYVHGGNIWDVPCDVAMPSATQNEITGKDARKLVKNGCIAVGEGANMPTTPDGVQVFLSAGVLFGPGKAANAGGVATSALEMQQNAGREAWGFEETDAKLQQIMRNVYQLCSEAADEFGSPGNFVVGANIAGFIKVARAMSAHGLV, encoded by the coding sequence ATGGTGATGGTGGAACGCGTGGAGGCGATCTATCAGGACGTGGTGAAGCGGAACCCGGGCGAGGTCGAGTTCCACCAGGCGGTCAAGGAGGTCCTCGAGTGCCTCGGTCCGGTCCTGGTGAAATATCCCGACTTTACCGAGGCGAAGATCATCGAGCGGATCTGCGAGCCCGAGCGGCAGACGATCTTCCGGGTGCCCTGGCAGGACGACCGCGGGCAGGTGCAGATCAACCGGGGCTTCCGGGTGCAGTTCAACAGCGCCCTCGGGCCGTACAAGGGGGGGCTCCGGTTCCACCCTTCGGTCTACCTCGGGATCATCAAGTTCCTCGGGTTCGAGCAGATCTTCAAGAACTCCCTGACCGGGCTGCCGATCGGCGGGGCCAAGGGGGGGTCGGACTTCGACCCGAAGGGGAAATCGGACAACGAGGTGATGCGGTTCTGCCAGAGCTTCATGACGGAGCTGTGGCGGATCATCGGCGAGCACACGGACGTCCCCGCGGGGGACATCGGGGTGGGCGGCCGCGAGATCGGGTACCTGTTCGGGCAGTACAAGCGCCTCACCAACAAGTTCGAGGCGGGGGTCCTCACCGGGAAGGGGCTGGTCTACGGCGGCAGCCAGGTGCGCACCGAGGCGACCGGCTACGGGTGCACCTACTTCGTCGAGGAGATGCTGAAGGGGAAGAAGAACGGGTTCAAGGGGAAGAAGGTGGTCGTGTCGGGGTCGGGCAACGTGGCGATCTACACGCTGGAGAAGGTCCATCAGCTCGGCGGGAAGGTCATCGCCATGAGCGACAGCAACGGCGTGATCGTCGACGAGAAGGGGTGCAACATCGAGACGATCCAGCAGTTGAAAGAGGTGGAACGGCGCCGGATCAAGGATTACTGCGACTACCACAGGCACGCCAAGTACGTCCACGGCGGCAACATCTGGGACGTGCCGTGCGACGTCGCGATGCCTTCCGCGACGCAGAACGAGATCACCGGGAAGGACGCGAGGAAGCTGGTGAAGAACGGCTGCATCGCCGTCGGCGAGGGGGCGAACATGCCGACGACGCCGGACGGCGTGCAGGTGTTCCTCTCCGCGGGGGTGCTGTTCGGACCCGGCAAGGCGGCCAACGCGGGCGGCGTGGCCACCTCGGCGCTCGAGATGCAGCAGAACGCGGGGCGCGAGGCGTGGGGGTTCGAGGAGACGGACGCCAAGCTGCAACAGATCATGCGCAACGTCTACCAGCTCTGCTCCGAGGCGGCCGACGAGTTCGGTTCCCCCGGGAACTTCGTGGTGGGCGCCAACATCGCCGGGTTCATCAAGGTGGCCCGGGCGATGTCCGCGCACGGGCTGGTGTAG
- a CDS encoding Fic family protein encodes MKNRFDDRLRGIPAGALHGLLRRLSAIEAFRGRWESAPKPGPRVLRRVREAVTSRSATASCRIARENRPGAASGYADALRAVFDDHASMPPTEDGLLALHMALFRRLPEERPRAGRYKSAGSRERSDRDFLSEPVALRSPAPLLIPAQMETLAGWLPSRLAGGEFHPLLVVAAYLLEFLAIRPFADGNGRVGRLLTNLLLLRCGHAYLPYGSLDAAIHARREEYYLALRRSQASRNLPRPDISPWLFAFLDALEEMQRQEANEVIARLPREEALSANQAAVMDLAAKEGDVTNRRVAARLGLPRETAKQTLNRLVFLGALRRLGSGRATRYRPREGEP; translated from the coding sequence GTGAAGAACCGGTTCGACGACCGGTTGCGGGGGATCCCGGCGGGAGCGCTCCACGGCCTGCTCCGCCGCCTCTCGGCGATCGAGGCGTTCCGCGGCCGGTGGGAAAGCGCACCGAAGCCCGGACCCCGCGTCCTCCGGCGCGTCCGGGAGGCCGTCACATCCCGGTCCGCGACGGCCTCCTGCAGGATCGCACGGGAGAACCGGCCGGGGGCGGCCTCCGGGTACGCCGACGCGCTGCGAGCCGTCTTCGACGATCACGCCTCGATGCCGCCGACGGAAGATGGCCTCCTCGCCCTGCACATGGCGCTGTTCCGGCGTCTCCCCGAGGAAAGGCCCCGCGCGGGAAGGTACAAGTCGGCCGGATCTCGCGAACGGAGCGATCGGGACTTCCTGTCGGAGCCGGTCGCCCTTCGCTCCCCCGCCCCCCTCCTGATCCCCGCGCAGATGGAGACCCTCGCCGGGTGGCTCCCCTCGCGCCTTGCGGGCGGAGAGTTCCACCCCCTGCTCGTCGTCGCGGCGTACCTCCTGGAGTTCCTCGCCATCCGGCCGTTCGCCGACGGGAACGGGCGGGTGGGGCGCCTTCTTACGAACCTTCTGCTCCTCCGGTGCGGGCACGCGTATCTGCCGTACGGCTCCCTCGACGCGGCGATCCACGCCCGCAGGGAGGAGTATTACCTCGCTCTCCGCCGAAGCCAGGCGAGCCGGAACCTGCCGCGTCCCGACATCTCGCCGTGGCTGTTCGCCTTTCTCGACGCACTGGAGGAGATGCAGCGGCAGGAGGCGAACGAGGTCATCGCGCGGCTCCCCCGCGAGGAAGCGCTGTCGGCGAACCAGGCCGCCGTGATGGACCTCGCCGCGAAGGAGGGGGACGTGACGAACCGCCGGGTGGCGGCGAGGCTCGGCCTCCCCCGCGAAACGGCGAAGCAGACGCTCAACCGCCTGGTCTTCCTCGGCGCGTTGCGGCGCCTCGGCTCCGGCCGGGCGACCCGGTACCGCCCGCGGGAGGGAGAACCTTAG
- a CDS encoding PEP/pyruvate-binding domain-containing protein has translation MSTGLPGLDRVFTGILPGDNIVWQVDVVDDYRPFVDPFVRDAIARGKRLVYFRFARHPELVPRGIGAEIHTLHPEVGFETFTARIHKVIEEAGPGAFYVFDCLSDLAADWYSDLMLGNFFMVTCPYLYDLDTVTYFALLRDGHSFDAVSSIRGTTQLLIDVFRHKERLYVHPLKVDRRSSPTMYLPHVRDGKAFRPLTESAVLSEVLEDLSKRRVDAASRALDIWDRKLLQAREVIDEVRLGVRPGGEAPEIFGRLLRMMVTRDERLVALASRWFDLDDLLSLRKRMIGTGLIGGKSVGMLLARAILCKTDPRWRDRLETHDSFYIGSDVFYTFLVRNGCWRARRGQRNADTFMDGADVARERILSGTFPGFLQEQFVAMLEYFGQSPIIVRSSSLLEDSFGNAFTGKYDSVFCPNQGSPQERLEAFLSAVRTVYASTMSPEALLYRAHRGLIDRDEQMAILVQRVSGAVHGHRFYPQVAGVGLSYNPYAWSEQIDPEAGVLRLVFGLGTRAVDRSDDDYTRLVALNAPQRRPDAERSGSPAFSQRRVDLLDLRANRFASERIDDVARASPDLPIDLYAVRRSSLPRGEGTAPPPSDEGWVLTFGRLLSETPFVPYMREMLGILRNGYEFPVDTEFTANFLPDGRCLVNLVQCRPLQVKEGGKIVAPPKRIPRSALLLESRGPVIGQSSLSRLDRVIFVDPAAYSALPQRDSPSVARLIGRIVHLPAEGGGRNTLLLGPGRWGTSTPSLGVPVSFAEIDKVSAICEIIGVGMPVVPDVSLGTHFFNDLVEANMLYLAVHPTRRGDSLNLTFLAGASNRLAELLPEDAEWAGVVRVIDFPDAGDGRVPYLNADSFRQRVVCYLAPSGQEI, from the coding sequence TTGAGCACCGGGTTGCCCGGCCTCGACCGGGTCTTCACGGGGATCCTGCCGGGCGACAACATCGTCTGGCAGGTGGACGTCGTCGACGACTACCGCCCGTTCGTCGACCCGTTCGTCCGCGACGCGATCGCCCGCGGGAAACGGCTCGTCTACTTCCGCTTCGCCCGCCACCCGGAGCTCGTCCCCCGGGGGATCGGCGCGGAGATCCACACCCTCCATCCCGAAGTGGGCTTCGAGACGTTCACCGCCCGGATCCACAAGGTGATCGAGGAGGCCGGGCCCGGCGCCTTCTACGTCTTCGACTGCCTCTCGGACCTCGCGGCCGACTGGTACAGCGACCTGATGCTGGGCAACTTCTTCATGGTCACCTGCCCGTACCTGTACGACCTCGACACGGTGACCTACTTCGCCCTTCTGCGCGACGGACACTCGTTCGACGCCGTCTCTTCGATCCGCGGCACGACGCAGCTGCTGATCGACGTCTTCCGCCACAAGGAGCGTCTCTACGTCCACCCGCTGAAGGTCGACCGGCGTTCCTCCCCGACGATGTATCTCCCCCACGTCCGGGACGGGAAGGCGTTCCGCCCCCTCACGGAGAGCGCGGTGCTCTCCGAGGTGCTGGAGGACCTCTCGAAGCGGCGCGTGGATGCGGCCTCGCGCGCGCTCGACATCTGGGACCGGAAGCTCCTCCAGGCGCGGGAAGTGATCGACGAGGTCCGGCTCGGCGTGCGCCCCGGGGGGGAGGCGCCGGAGATCTTCGGCCGGCTCCTCCGGATGATGGTCACCCGCGACGAGCGGCTGGTGGCCCTCGCCTCCCGGTGGTTCGACCTCGACGACCTGCTCTCCCTCCGGAAGCGGATGATCGGCACGGGGCTGATCGGCGGGAAGTCGGTCGGGATGCTCCTCGCCCGCGCGATCCTCTGCAAGACGGACCCTCGCTGGAGGGACCGGCTGGAGACGCACGACTCGTTCTACATCGGCTCCGACGTCTTCTACACGTTCCTCGTCCGCAACGGATGCTGGCGGGCGCGTCGCGGCCAGCGCAACGCCGACACCTTCATGGACGGGGCGGACGTGGCGAGGGAGCGGATCCTGTCGGGCACCTTCCCGGGCTTCCTTCAGGAGCAGTTCGTCGCGATGCTCGAATATTTCGGCCAGTCGCCGATCATCGTCCGGTCGAGTTCCCTCCTCGAGGACAGCTTCGGCAACGCCTTCACGGGGAAGTACGACAGCGTCTTCTGCCCGAACCAGGGGTCGCCGCAGGAGCGCCTCGAAGCGTTCCTTTCGGCGGTCCGCACCGTGTACGCCAGCACGATGAGCCCCGAGGCGCTTCTGTACCGCGCGCACCGGGGGCTGATCGACCGGGACGAGCAGATGGCGATTCTCGTCCAGCGCGTGTCGGGGGCGGTCCACGGGCATCGGTTCTACCCGCAGGTGGCGGGAGTGGGTCTGTCGTACAACCCGTACGCCTGGAGCGAGCAGATCGACCCCGAGGCCGGGGTGTTGCGCCTGGTCTTCGGGCTGGGGACCCGGGCGGTCGACCGGTCCGACGACGACTACACCCGCCTGGTGGCGCTGAACGCGCCGCAGCGCCGCCCCGACGCGGAGCGATCCGGCTCCCCGGCCTTTTCACAGCGCCGGGTGGACCTCCTCGACCTGCGGGCGAACCGATTCGCGTCGGAGAGGATCGACGACGTGGCGCGCGCCTCCCCCGACCTGCCGATCGACCTCTACGCCGTGCGCCGGAGTTCCCTGCCGCGCGGAGAGGGAACGGCTCCCCCGCCGTCCGACGAAGGGTGGGTCCTCACGTTCGGGAGGCTCCTGTCGGAGACGCCGTTCGTCCCGTACATGCGGGAGATGCTGGGGATCCTCCGGAACGGGTATGAATTTCCCGTGGACACCGAGTTCACGGCGAACTTCCTTCCGGACGGGCGGTGCCTCGTCAACCTCGTCCAATGCCGGCCGCTGCAGGTGAAGGAAGGGGGGAAGATCGTCGCACCGCCGAAGCGGATCCCGCGGAGCGCCCTTCTGCTCGAGTCGCGCGGCCCGGTCATCGGGCAAAGTTCCCTGTCGCGGCTCGACCGCGTGATCTTCGTCGACCCCGCCGCCTACTCGGCGCTCCCCCAGAGGGACAGCCCATCCGTCGCCCGACTCATCGGGCGGATCGTCCATCTCCCCGCGGAAGGGGGGGGGCGGAACACGCTGCTGCTGGGCCCCGGGCGCTGGGGGACGAGCACGCCGTCCCTCGGGGTGCCGGTCTCGTTCGCCGAGATCGACAAGGTGTCCGCGATCTGCGAGATCATCGGGGTGGGGATGCCGGTGGTCCCCGACGTGTCGCTCGGGACCCACTTTTTCAACGACCTGGTCGAGGCGAACATGCTGTACCTGGCGGTCCATCCGACGCGGCGCGGGGATTCCCTGAACCTGACGTTCCTCGCGGGGGCTTCGAACCGCCTCGCCGAACTGCTCCCGGAGGATGCGGAGTGGGCGGGGGTCGTCCGGGTCATCGATTTCCCCGACGCGGGAGACGGGCGGGTTCCGTACCTGAACGCCGACTCCTTCCGTCAGCGCGTCGTCTGCTACCTTGCCCCCTCGGGGCAGGAAATCTAA
- a CDS encoding cytochrome b/b6 domain-containing protein: MAEERYYKHDGFERFTHWTHTLDTVILVLSGMQIHYPGFSVFGAMQNARFLHLVSAYIFVAIGVYHTYIFFALGKHRIAMPGLFDFSEVGPVLKYYLHLSREKPIVEKYNVLQKYGYFLLFAVSVLQTVLGFALYPFFLPGVFSFVFAIFGDAVQIRIWHTTIMWLFISFTALHVYLVVTEDRRMVKAMIDGYYYRKATEGKAQG, from the coding sequence ATGGCGGAAGAGCGGTACTACAAGCACGACGGGTTCGAGCGCTTCACGCACTGGACCCACACCCTCGACACGGTGATCCTCGTCCTCTCGGGGATGCAGATCCACTACCCGGGGTTCTCCGTCTTCGGGGCGATGCAGAACGCCCGGTTCCTCCACCTGGTCTCGGCGTACATCTTCGTAGCCATCGGGGTGTACCATACGTACATCTTCTTCGCCCTCGGCAAGCACCGGATCGCCATGCCGGGGCTCTTCGACTTTTCGGAGGTGGGCCCGGTCCTGAAGTACTACCTCCATCTCAGCCGCGAAAAACCGATCGTCGAGAAGTATAACGTTCTGCAGAAGTACGGCTACTTCCTGCTCTTCGCGGTGTCCGTCCTCCAGACCGTGCTGGGATTCGCCCTCTATCCCTTCTTCCTGCCGGGGGTCTTCTCCTTCGTGTTCGCGATCTTCGGCGACGCGGTGCAGATCCGCATCTGGCACACCACGATCATGTGGCTGTTCATCTCCTTTACGGCGCTGCACGTCTACCTGGTCGTGACGGAGGACCGGCGGATGGTCAAGGCGATGATCGACGGGTACTACTACCGGAAGGCCACGGAAGGAAAAGCGCAAGGGTAG